Part of the Streptomyces sp. HSG2 genome, CGGAGCTCCTTCCGCGCGGGGCGCCGGGCACCGCCCAGCCTGCCACAGGCGCCCGTTCCCCGCCCCGGTCGCGCGAGGGAACGGCCGGTGGCCGGCCGCGCCCCCTGGGACGAGGGGGCGCGCCGTGGCAGACTGCCCGACGACCCGCGTGGGGAGGCACAACGTGAGCGAGCGACGGGCCGCCCCGACGGTGGGCCAGGTGGTGTTGGGTATCCGGCTGCGGGAACTGCGGGAGGCGGCGGGCTTCGGCCGGGACGGGGCGGCGCGGGTGTTGCGGGTCGCCCCGGCCACGATCCGGCGGATGGAGACGGCCGAGGTCGCCCTGAAGATCCCGTACGTCCAGGTCCTGTTGTCCGCATACGGAGTGCCGGAGGCCGAGGTGGCCGCCTTCGCGGCGCTCGCCGAGGAGGTGAACGGACCCGGCTGGTGGCAGCGCTACCACGACGTGCTGCCGGACTGGTTCAGTCTGTACGTCAGCCTGGAGAGCTCCGCCCGGATGATCCGGTCCTACGAACCGCACTTCGTGCCGGGACTGCTGCAGACCGAGGCCTACGCGCGAGCGGTGCTGGAATCGGGCACGATCGGGGCCTCGGGGGACCGCGAGTCGGTCGATCGGCACGTGGCTTTGCGCATGGAACGGCAACGGCTGCTGCGCGGCGAGAACCCGCCCCACCTGTGGGTGATCATGGACGAGACCGTGTTGCGCAGGCCGGTCGGGGGCGGTGGCCGGGTGATGCGCGAGCAGCTCGACGCCCTGCTGGAGTCGGCGGCACTGGACCGGGTGACCTTGCAGGTCGCGGAGTTCGCCGCCGGACCGCACCCGGGGACGTACGCGCCGTTCACGCTCTTCCGGTTCGGCGAGCCGGAATTGCCCGACATGGTGTTCACCGAGTACCTGACCGGTGCCCTGTATCTCGATTCGCGTGGGGAGGTCTCCCGGCACCTTCGAGTCCTCGACCACATGACTGCCCTGGCCGCCTCGGGCCGACGGACCGAGAAGATCCTGCGCGGCCACCGCGAGGCCCACTGACCCGTACGGGTGCCGCGAACGGGTGCGCGTCGCCGACCGCCCCTAGGTTCGGGTCGAGGGCACGGCCGTGCCACGACAGGGGACAGGCCCCGTCGAGGCACCCGGTGCGCACCGTCTCCCCACCGGCGGAGCCCGACGGAACCCCTCCCAGGGGTGTTCCGTCGGCGGGCCGGGACCGCGCACCGGACGCCGTTCCCCGGCGGGCAACCGTTGCCCGCCACGGGTGCTAGGGAGGCGCGATGCCCGGTTTCCAGGTGCTGTATCAGGCGGCGGCGCTCTGTCTGACCTACCCGGACGACGACTTCCGCGCCCGGTTGCCGCTGCTGCGCGAGGCGGCCCCGCAGCTGCGCGCGTTCACCGACCACGCGGTCGCCGTATCGCCGCCCGACCTCCAGGCCCATTACACGGAGGTCTTCCTCGACGAGGAGCGGCACAGTCTCCGGCTGAGCCGGTGGTCCAGGGACGACGACGGGGGCGCGGCGCGGCGGTTCGCGGGCCTCTTCGAGGCCCACGGGTTGCGGCTCACGGGCGAGCAACCCCCCGACTTCCTCCCGGCGGTGCTGGAACTGACCTCGCGCACCGGCGACGACACGCCCTTGTTGGACCATCGGGACGCGCTGGTGGGGCTGCGAGGGCGACTCCAGGACCGCGGGACC contains:
- a CDS encoding helix-turn-helix transcriptional regulator, giving the protein MSERRAAPTVGQVVLGIRLRELREAAGFGRDGAARVLRVAPATIRRMETAEVALKIPYVQVLLSAYGVPEAEVAAFAALAEEVNGPGWWQRYHDVLPDWFSLYVSLESSARMIRSYEPHFVPGLLQTEAYARAVLESGTIGASGDRESVDRHVALRMERQRLLRGENPPHLWVIMDETVLRRPVGGGGRVMREQLDALLESAALDRVTLQVAEFAAGPHPGTYAPFTLFRFGEPELPDMVFTEYLTGALYLDSRGEVSRHLRVLDHMTALAASGRRTEKILRGHREAH
- a CDS encoding molecular chaperone TorD family protein, whose amino-acid sequence is MPGFQVLYQAAALCLTYPDDDFRARLPLLREAAPQLRAFTDHAVAVSPPDLQAHYTEVFLDEERHSLRLSRWSRDDDGGAARRFAGLFEAHGLRLTGEQPPDFLPAVLELTSRTGDDTPLLDHRDALVGLRGRLQDRGTPYACVLEAVCATLPPAPPSPGRSPGPRAGR